In Sinorhizobium numidicum, the following proteins share a genomic window:
- the pqqA gene encoding pyrroloquinoline quinone precursor peptide PqqA, translating to MSWHAPKFIEVSCAMEITRYAPADGDEPILF from the coding sequence ATGTCCTGGCATGCACCAAAATTCATCGAAGTTAGCTGCGCTATGGAAATCACCCGCTATGCTCCTGCAGACGGGGATGAGCCGATCCTCTTCTGA
- a CDS encoding LysR family transcriptional regulator: protein MRNVTLRQLRTVQAVCRLGKINLAAEALGLTGPALTLQIQQLERDADVSLFDRTRGGMVPTAFGLAFLEAARAVEDSLVSLEDSISAIKGLRTGRLRLGVVSTGKYFAPQLIAAFRNQVPAIEINLFIGNRAEIIAKLRDHEIDIALMGRPPRDFEVRSQVFGDHPLVFIAPADHPLAGVLEISRERIAQEQFLLRERGSGTRISLEIFLSDTPRKLEELGTEMGSNETIKQAVIAGLGIAFISAHTIEQEVKLRRLVILDVVDTPIRRQWFSVSRVDRATTPAMQAFERFLLATGARYLPVVSKPYPANAFG, encoded by the coding sequence ATGCGCAATGTGACCCTTCGCCAACTTCGCACCGTTCAGGCCGTCTGCCGGCTGGGGAAGATCAACCTCGCTGCCGAGGCTTTGGGTCTGACCGGGCCGGCGCTCACCCTGCAGATCCAGCAACTGGAGCGGGACGCCGATGTCTCGCTGTTCGACAGGACGCGCGGCGGCATGGTTCCCACGGCTTTCGGTCTTGCTTTCCTTGAGGCGGCACGGGCGGTTGAGGACAGCCTGGTCAGCCTTGAGGATTCGATCAGTGCCATCAAGGGGCTGCGCACCGGGCGATTGCGCCTCGGCGTGGTGTCGACCGGAAAATATTTCGCCCCGCAACTGATTGCCGCCTTCCGCAACCAGGTCCCGGCCATCGAGATCAATCTCTTTATCGGCAACCGCGCCGAGATCATCGCCAAACTGAGGGACCACGAGATCGATATTGCGCTGATGGGGCGGCCGCCGCGCGACTTCGAGGTGCGCTCGCAGGTGTTCGGCGACCACCCGCTGGTCTTCATAGCCCCCGCCGATCACCCCCTCGCAGGCGTGCTGGAAATTTCGCGGGAGCGGATTGCGCAGGAACAGTTTCTGTTGCGTGAAAGGGGTTCGGGGACCCGTATCTCACTTGAGATCTTTCTGAGCGACACGCCGCGCAAGCTGGAGGAGCTCGGCACGGAGATGGGCTCGAACGAGACCATCAAGCAGGCCGTCATCGCCGGTCTGGGGATTGCCTTCATCTCAGCCCATACCATCGAGCAGGAGGTGAAGCTGCGCCGACTCGTCATTCTCGACGTTGTCGATACGCCGATCCGCCGGCAATGGTTCAGCGTGTCGCGCGTGGACCGTGCCACCACCCCGGCGATGCAGGCTTTCGAGCGGTTTCTGCTGGCGACGGGCGCGCGATATCTGCCGGTGGTCAGCAAGCCCTATCCCGCCAACGCGTTTGGTTAA
- a CDS encoding class 1 fructose-bisphosphatase, whose product MSGATLEAYLASCTGNRDDIAREVAAVIQRLAMAALEVRKLVNQGALGTAFNGTRGGSNADGDLQKELDVLCDDLFLSCLQGAPVACYASEELENPVLLDPNARLAVAIDPLDGSSNIDTNISIGTVFSVLPAVKGPGSDPVQSFLQPGNRQLAAGFFLYGPQTALVLSLGKGTEIFIFSNRLGCFVQGYKSVNIAERTSEFAINMSNYRHWEEAIRLYVDDCLAGSEGPRERDFNMRWIASLVADTYRILARGGIFLYPADGRKGYSQGRLRLVYEANPIAFIIENAGGAATTSVTRILDLVPENLHQRVPLVFGSRREVARVARYHVDPNMIGERAPLFGKRGLFRA is encoded by the coding sequence ATGTCAGGCGCAACTCTCGAGGCCTATCTTGCCTCATGCACGGGCAATCGCGACGATATCGCACGGGAAGTGGCCGCAGTGATCCAAAGGCTGGCAATGGCCGCCCTGGAGGTCCGCAAGCTCGTCAACCAGGGAGCGCTCGGCACGGCGTTCAACGGCACCCGCGGCGGCAGCAATGCCGATGGCGACCTGCAGAAGGAGCTCGACGTTCTGTGCGACGATCTCTTCCTGTCGTGCCTGCAGGGCGCACCGGTCGCATGCTACGCCTCGGAAGAACTGGAAAATCCTGTTCTGCTCGACCCGAATGCGCGCCTTGCGGTTGCCATCGATCCCCTCGACGGCTCGTCGAACATCGACACCAACATCTCCATCGGCACGGTCTTCTCTGTGCTGCCCGCCGTCAAGGGACCGGGCTCGGACCCCGTGCAGTCCTTTCTGCAACCCGGAAACCGACAGCTCGCGGCCGGCTTCTTCCTCTACGGGCCGCAAACCGCCCTGGTGCTGTCGCTCGGCAAGGGCACGGAAATTTTCATCTTCTCCAACCGGCTCGGATGCTTCGTACAGGGCTACAAATCGGTCAACATCGCGGAGCGTACCAGCGAATTCGCCATCAACATGTCGAACTACCGACACTGGGAAGAAGCGATCCGGCTCTATGTCGACGATTGCCTGGCAGGCTCAGAGGGGCCGCGCGAGCGGGACTTCAACATGCGATGGATCGCTTCGCTGGTTGCCGATACTTATCGGATCCTGGCTCGGGGCGGGATTTTCCTGTACCCCGCCGACGGCCGAAAAGGTTACAGTCAGGGCCGGCTGCGGCTGGTCTACGAGGCCAACCCGATCGCCTTCATCATCGAGAACGCCGGCGGTGCAGCCACAACTTCCGTCACGCGCATTCTCGATCTCGTTCCGGAAAACCTGCACCAGCGCGTACCGCTGGTTTTCGGTTCGCGTCGCGAAGTGGCGCGCGTCGCCCGCTATCACGTCGATCCGAACATGATTGGCGAACGCGCACCGCTCTTCGGCAAGCGCGGTCTGTTTCGGGCCTGA
- a CDS encoding phosphoribulokinase — protein MSAKYPIISITGSSGAGTTTVKDTFEKIFKRENISASFIEGDAFHRFDRETMRRKIADEKARGVDFTHFSAEANELEILESVFAEYGRRGVGRTRHYVHDDAEAAKYSAEPGTFTDWEEFSDSDLLFYEGLHGCAVTETVNLAQHCDLKIGVVPVINLEWIQKIHRDKATRGYSTEAVTDTILRRMPDYVNYICPQFSLTDINFQRVPIVDTSNPFIARWIPTPAESILVIRFAKPQSIDFPYLLSMLHNSYMSRANSIVVPGDKLDLAMQLIFTPLIHKLLERKHRMS, from the coding sequence ATGTCAGCCAAATACCCAATCATATCGATCACCGGCTCTTCCGGCGCCGGCACCACGACCGTAAAGGACACGTTCGAGAAGATCTTCAAGCGCGAGAACATTTCAGCATCGTTCATCGAAGGTGATGCCTTTCATCGCTTCGACCGGGAAACCATGCGCCGCAAGATAGCCGACGAAAAGGCCAGAGGCGTCGACTTCACGCATTTTTCAGCCGAAGCGAACGAACTGGAAATCCTCGAAAGCGTCTTTGCCGAATATGGCAGGCGCGGCGTCGGGCGCACCCGTCACTACGTGCATGACGACGCCGAGGCCGCAAAATACAGCGCGGAACCCGGCACGTTTACGGACTGGGAGGAGTTCAGCGACAGCGATCTCTTATTCTACGAGGGATTGCATGGCTGCGCCGTAACCGAGACGGTCAACCTCGCCCAGCACTGCGATCTGAAAATCGGCGTCGTCCCGGTGATCAATCTCGAATGGATTCAGAAGATCCATCGCGACAAGGCAACGCGCGGCTACTCCACCGAGGCCGTGACAGACACGATCCTGCGGCGCATGCCCGACTATGTGAACTACATCTGCCCGCAGTTTTCCCTGACGGACATCAATTTCCAGCGCGTGCCGATCGTCGACACGTCCAATCCCTTCATCGCCCGCTGGATACCGACGCCGGCCGAATCCATCCTGGTCATCCGCTTCGCCAAACCGCAAAGCATCGATTTTCCCTACCTGCTGTCGATGCTGCACAACAGCTACATGTCGCGTGCCAACTCCATCGTGGTGCCGGGCGATAAGCTCGATCTCGCCATGCAACTGATTTTCACACCGCTCATCCACAAACTGCTCGAGCGCAAACACCGCATGTCGTGA
- the tkt gene encoding transketolase, with protein MNVSQKIETHAAASERSMADAIRFLAMDAVQKANSGHPGMPMGMADAVTVLFKRFIKIDPSLPDWPDRDRFVLSAGHGSMLLYSIHHLIGFADMPMAELSAFRQFGSKTAGHPEYGHALGVETTTGPLGQGIATAVGMAIAEQMMAARFGSSLCNHFTYVVAGDGCLQEGISHEAIDLAGHLKLRKLVVLWDDNRISIDGSTDLSTSMDQLVRFRGAGWNAQRVDGHDPQAVAKAIERARRSRKPSLIACRTRIGKGAASMEGSHKTHGAALGDNEIAATREKLGWSHPPFFVPPEIKSAWENVAVRGRVAREAWEIRLDASRSKKRYEQTVGRQLDGDVADLLAKFRAAHRKRASKVATRQASQMALEVINAATALTVGGSADLTGSNLTMTSQTQPIAPGNFKGRYLHYGIREHGMAAAMNGIALHGGFIPYGGTFLVFSDYARGAMRLSALMGLPVVYVLTHDSIGLGEDGPTHQPVEHLAMLRATPNLNVFRPADIIETAECWEIALGEKNTPSVLALSRQALPMLRHTDGDQNLSALGAYVLKEARGPRDITLLATGSEVEIAVAAAERLQTDVGLEAAVVSMPCWEKFEAQDAAYQKQVLGDAPRIAVEAAGRLGWDRWMGPHSAFVGMQGFGASAPAGDLYRHFGITADHVVAEALKLVGGIPRRRRS; from the coding sequence ATGAATGTTTCGCAGAAGATCGAAACCCATGCCGCAGCATCGGAACGCAGCATGGCCGATGCCATCCGGTTTCTCGCCATGGATGCCGTGCAGAAGGCCAATTCCGGCCACCCCGGCATGCCGATGGGCATGGCCGACGCGGTGACCGTCCTCTTCAAGCGCTTTATCAAGATTGATCCCTCCCTGCCTGACTGGCCGGATCGCGATCGTTTCGTGCTTTCGGCTGGCCATGGTTCGATGCTGCTCTATTCCATCCATCATCTGATCGGCTTTGCCGACATGCCGATGGCCGAGCTCTCAGCCTTCCGCCAATTCGGCTCAAAAACTGCCGGCCACCCCGAATACGGCCATGCCCTCGGTGTCGAGACCACCACCGGCCCCCTCGGTCAGGGCATAGCCACCGCCGTCGGCATGGCGATTGCCGAACAGATGATGGCCGCCCGCTTCGGCAGTTCGCTCTGCAATCACTTCACCTATGTGGTGGCCGGCGACGGCTGCCTGCAGGAGGGCATCAGCCACGAGGCGATCGACCTTGCCGGACATCTGAAGCTGCGCAAGCTCGTCGTGCTCTGGGACGACAACCGGATATCGATCGACGGATCGACCGATCTCTCCACCTCGATGGATCAGCTTGTACGGTTCCGCGGAGCCGGCTGGAATGCGCAACGCGTCGATGGCCACGATCCGCAAGCCGTGGCGAAGGCAATCGAGCGGGCCCGCCGGAGCCGCAAGCCATCGCTGATCGCCTGCCGCACCCGGATCGGCAAGGGGGCGGCCAGCATGGAAGGCTCGCACAAGACCCATGGGGCGGCGCTCGGCGACAATGAAATCGCCGCGACACGCGAAAAGCTTGGCTGGTCCCATCCGCCCTTTTTCGTGCCGCCCGAGATCAAGTCCGCCTGGGAAAACGTGGCAGTGCGCGGCCGGGTGGCCCGCGAAGCCTGGGAAATCCGCCTCGACGCTTCGCGCTCGAAAAAGCGTTACGAACAGACCGTCGGCCGGCAGCTGGACGGCGATGTCGCCGATCTGCTGGCAAAGTTCCGGGCCGCGCATCGCAAGCGGGCATCGAAGGTCGCGACGCGGCAGGCCTCGCAGATGGCGCTGGAGGTCATCAACGCGGCGACTGCTTTGACGGTTGGCGGCTCCGCCGATCTGACCGGCTCGAATCTGACGATGACGTCGCAGACCCAGCCCATTGCGCCTGGCAATTTCAAGGGCCGCTACCTGCATTACGGCATCCGCGAGCACGGCATGGCGGCCGCTATGAACGGCATCGCCTTGCATGGCGGCTTCATTCCCTATGGCGGCACGTTCCTGGTATTTTCCGACTATGCTCGCGGCGCGATGCGCCTCTCGGCACTGATGGGCCTGCCTGTCGTCTATGTGCTGACCCATGATTCCATCGGGCTGGGCGAGGACGGACCGACCCACCAGCCGGTCGAGCATCTGGCCATGCTGCGCGCCACTCCCAATCTCAATGTCTTTCGGCCCGCCGACATCATAGAGACGGCAGAATGCTGGGAGATCGCGCTTGGCGAGAAGAACACACCGAGCGTTCTTGCCCTTTCGCGGCAAGCTCTGCCGATGCTGCGCCACACGGACGGGGACCAGAATTTGTCAGCGCTCGGGGCCTATGTCTTGAAGGAAGCGCGCGGGCCTCGCGACATCACGCTCCTTGCCACCGGATCCGAGGTCGAGATCGCCGTTGCCGCAGCGGAACGCTTGCAGACCGACGTGGGGTTGGAAGCGGCGGTGGTCTCCATGCCTTGCTGGGAGAAGTTCGAAGCCCAGGATGCAGCGTATCAGAAGCAGGTCCTCGGAGATGCCCCACGCATTGCTGTCGAGGCGGCCGGTCGCCTCGGCTGGGATCGCTGGATGGGGCCGCACAGTGCCTTCGTTGGCATGCAAGGCTTCGGTGCCTCGGCACCGGCCGGAGACCTCTATCGCCATTTCGGCATCACCGCCGACCATGTCGTCGCCGAAGCCTTAAAGCTCGTCGGCGGGATTCCGAGGAGACGCCGCTCATGA
- the fba gene encoding class II fructose-bisphosphate aldolase (catalyzes the reversible aldol condensation of dihydroxyacetonephosphate and glyceraldehyde 3-phosphate in the Calvin cycle, glycolysis, and/or gluconeogenesis), which translates to MARITLRQLLDHAAERTYGVPAFNINNMEQGLAIMEAARACDAPVILQVSRGARSYANDIMLAKMMEALEQMYPDIPLCIHQDHGNNVATCLTAIQHGFTSVMMDGSLKEDAKTPADYAYNVAITAEVSRLAHMVGASVEGELGCLGSLETGHGEAEDGHGFEGALDRSQLLTDPDEAARFVADTEVDALAVAIGTSHGAYKFTRKPTGEVLAMDVIENIHRRLPDTHIVMHGSSSVPQEWQDVFNAHGGEMRETYGVPVEEIVRGIRFGVRKVNIDTDLRLAAAAAFRRVADTSRAEFDPRKFLKPAMDAMSAVCKARLEAFGTAGNASRIKVTPMSEMARRYASGSLKPQTARSQAA; encoded by the coding sequence ATGGCCCGTATAACGCTCCGCCAATTGCTCGATCATGCCGCCGAACGCACTTATGGTGTGCCGGCATTCAACATCAACAACATGGAACAGGGCCTGGCAATCATGGAAGCGGCGCGCGCCTGCGACGCTCCTGTGATCCTGCAGGTCTCGCGCGGCGCCCGCTCCTATGCCAACGACATCATGCTCGCCAAGATGATGGAAGCGCTTGAGCAGATGTATCCCGACATCCCGCTCTGCATCCACCAGGATCATGGCAACAATGTCGCGACCTGCCTCACGGCGATCCAGCACGGCTTCACCTCGGTGATGATGGACGGCTCGTTGAAGGAGGATGCAAAGACCCCTGCCGACTACGCCTATAACGTCGCGATCACTGCCGAAGTGAGCCGCCTCGCCCATATGGTCGGCGCTTCGGTCGAGGGTGAACTCGGCTGCCTTGGATCGCTCGAAACGGGCCATGGTGAAGCTGAGGACGGCCACGGCTTCGAAGGCGCGCTCGATCGTTCGCAGCTTTTGACCGATCCGGATGAAGCCGCCCGCTTCGTCGCCGACACCGAGGTCGATGCGCTGGCTGTGGCCATCGGCACCTCGCACGGCGCCTACAAGTTCACCCGCAAGCCGACCGGCGAAGTGCTCGCCATGGACGTGATCGAGAATATCCATCGCCGGCTGCCAGACACCCATATCGTCATGCACGGCTCCTCTTCAGTGCCGCAGGAGTGGCAGGATGTCTTCAACGCCCATGGCGGCGAAATGCGAGAGACTTACGGCGTACCGGTCGAGGAGATCGTGCGGGGCATCCGCTTCGGCGTGCGCAAGGTCAATATCGACACGGATCTGCGCCTGGCGGCAGCCGCTGCCTTTCGCCGGGTGGCCGACACGAGCCGCGCCGAATTCGATCCGCGCAAATTCCTGAAACCCGCCATGGACGCCATGTCGGCGGTCTGCAAGGCCCGGCTCGAGGCCTTCGGCACCGCCGGCAACGCATCCCGCATCAAGGTCACGCCGATGTCGGAAATGGCCCGACGCTACGCGAGCGGCTCCCTGAAACCCCAGACGGCGCGGTCGCAAGCCGCCTGA
- a CDS encoding form I ribulose bisphosphate carboxylase large subunit — translation MNADAKTEIKGKERYKAGVLKYAQMGYWDGGYEPKDTDLIALFRITPQDGVDPIEAAAAVAGESSTATWTVVWTDRLTACDQYRAKAYRVDPVPGTPGQYFCYVAYDLILFEEGSIANLTASIIGNVFSFKPLKAARLEDMRFPVAYVKTFKGPPTGIVVERERLDKFGKPLLGATTKPKLGLSGKNYGRVVYEGLKGGLDFMKDDENINSQPFMHWRDRYLYCMEAVNHASAVTGEVKGHYLNITAGTMEEMYRRAEFAKELGSVIVMVDLIIGWTAIQSISEWCRQHDMILHMHRAGHGTYTRQKNHGISFRVIAKWLRLAGVDHLHAGTAVGKLEGDPLTVQGYYNVCREMKNEVDLPRGLFFDQDWGDIKKVMPVASGGIHAGQMHQLLDLFGDDVVLQFGGGTIGHPMGIQAGATANRVALEAMVLARNEGRDIAHEGPEILRAAAKWCKPLEAALDTWGNISFNYTPTDSSDFVPSVSVA, via the coding sequence ATGAACGCCGATGCCAAGACAGAGATCAAGGGCAAGGAACGCTACAAGGCCGGCGTGCTGAAATACGCGCAGATGGGCTATTGGGACGGAGGCTACGAGCCGAAGGACACCGATCTGATCGCCCTGTTCCGGATTACGCCGCAGGACGGGGTCGACCCGATCGAGGCGGCCGCCGCCGTTGCCGGCGAAAGCTCGACGGCCACCTGGACGGTCGTCTGGACCGATCGCCTGACGGCCTGTGACCAATACCGCGCCAAGGCCTACCGAGTCGATCCGGTACCCGGGACGCCGGGGCAGTATTTCTGCTACGTCGCCTACGACCTCATCCTGTTCGAGGAAGGATCGATTGCCAACCTGACGGCGTCGATCATCGGCAACGTTTTCTCGTTCAAGCCGCTGAAGGCGGCAAGGCTTGAGGACATGCGCTTCCCCGTCGCCTATGTGAAGACCTTCAAGGGCCCGCCGACCGGCATCGTCGTCGAGCGTGAGCGGCTCGACAAGTTCGGCAAGCCGCTGCTTGGCGCCACCACCAAGCCGAAACTCGGACTTTCGGGCAAGAACTATGGTCGCGTCGTCTATGAGGGCCTGAAGGGCGGTCTCGATTTCATGAAGGACGACGAGAATATCAATTCGCAGCCCTTCATGCATTGGCGCGACCGCTATCTTTACTGCATGGAGGCCGTCAATCACGCCTCTGCCGTCACCGGGGAGGTTAAGGGGCACTACCTCAACATCACCGCCGGCACGATGGAGGAGATGTATCGCCGCGCCGAGTTCGCCAAGGAACTCGGCTCGGTCATCGTCATGGTGGATCTCATCATCGGTTGGACGGCAATCCAGTCGATCTCGGAATGGTGCCGGCAGCACGACATGATCCTACACATGCATCGAGCCGGTCACGGCACTTACACACGGCAGAAGAACCATGGCATCTCCTTCCGTGTCATCGCCAAATGGCTACGGCTCGCCGGCGTCGACCACCTGCATGCGGGCACTGCCGTCGGCAAGCTCGAAGGCGACCCGTTGACCGTGCAGGGCTACTACAATGTCTGCCGCGAGATGAAGAACGAGGTTGACCTTCCACGCGGCCTCTTCTTCGACCAAGACTGGGGGGATATCAAGAAGGTCATGCCGGTGGCATCAGGCGGCATCCATGCCGGCCAGATGCACCAACTGCTCGATCTTTTCGGCGACGACGTCGTGCTGCAGTTCGGCGGCGGCACGATTGGTCATCCCATGGGCATCCAGGCAGGAGCCACCGCCAATCGGGTCGCGCTCGAAGCCATGGTGCTCGCCCGCAACGAAGGCCGAGACATCGCCCATGAAGGTCCTGAAATCCTGCGGGCGGCGGCGAAGTGGTGCAAGCCGCTGGAAGCGGCCCTCGATACCTGGGGCAATATCAGCTTCAACTACACCCCGACGGACTCTTCGGATTTCGTACCGAGCGTAAGCGTCGCCTGA
- a CDS encoding ribulose bisphosphate carboxylase small subunit: MRITQGCFSFLPDLTDEQITAQVEYCLGKGWAIGVEYTDDPHPRNTYWEMWGNPMFDLKDAKGVMMELEDCRKAHPQDYIRLNAFDSSRGLETVTMSFIVNRPDNEPKLRMTRTESRGRNQHYAWETRR, from the coding sequence ATGCGTATCACCCAAGGATGCTTCTCGTTCCTGCCGGATCTGACGGATGAGCAGATAACGGCACAGGTGGAATATTGCCTCGGCAAGGGATGGGCGATCGGCGTCGAATATACCGACGACCCACACCCCCGCAACACCTATTGGGAAATGTGGGGCAATCCGATGTTCGACCTGAAGGACGCCAAGGGCGTGATGATGGAACTGGAAGATTGCCGCAAGGCCCATCCGCAGGACTACATCCGCCTCAACGCCTTCGATTCCAGCCGCGGCCTCGAGACCGTGACGATGTCCTTCATCGTTAACCGTCCCGACAACGAACCGAAACTGCGGATGACCCGGACGGAAAGCCGCGGTCGCAACCAGCACTACGCCTGGGAAACGCGGCGGTAG
- the cbbX gene encoding CbbX protein, with protein sequence MVVPEALSSTESLPTSVDLAEEYKASGVAEILDELDRELVGLKPVKQRIRETAALLLVERARRAMGLTHEAPSLHMSFTGNPGTGKTTVALRMANLLHRLGYIRKGHLVSVTRDDLVGQYIGHTAPKTKEILKKAMGGVLFIDEAYYLYRPDNERDYGQEAIEILLQVMENNRDDLVVILAGYADRMDRFFESNPGFRSRIAHHIDFPDYDDDELLSIAESMLRRQGYHFDTKAIAMMGNYISRRRRQPHFANARSIRNALDRARLRQANRLFEESVGPVDAEQLSTITARDISASRVFSKVQPHHSEISS encoded by the coding sequence ATGGTGGTGCCGGAAGCCCTATCAAGCACCGAAAGCCTGCCGACATCGGTCGATCTCGCCGAAGAATACAAAGCCTCCGGCGTCGCCGAAATCCTCGATGAGCTGGATCGAGAGCTCGTCGGGCTTAAACCTGTGAAGCAGCGGATCCGCGAGACGGCAGCCCTGCTGCTCGTTGAGCGGGCCCGCCGTGCAATGGGCCTCACGCACGAGGCGCCGTCGCTGCACATGAGCTTCACGGGCAATCCGGGCACCGGCAAGACAACGGTCGCCTTACGCATGGCCAATCTGCTGCACAGGCTCGGGTATATCCGCAAGGGGCATCTGGTGTCGGTGACGCGCGACGATCTGGTGGGGCAGTATATCGGCCACACCGCGCCGAAAACCAAGGAGATCCTGAAGAAGGCAATGGGCGGCGTGCTGTTCATCGACGAGGCCTATTATCTCTACCGCCCGGACAACGAGCGCGACTACGGCCAGGAAGCGATCGAGATCCTGCTGCAGGTGATGGAGAACAACCGCGACGATCTGGTGGTCATTCTCGCCGGCTACGCCGATCGCATGGACCGCTTTTTCGAGAGCAATCCGGGCTTCCGCTCGCGCATTGCTCACCATATTGATTTCCCCGACTACGACGACGATGAGTTGCTGTCGATCGCCGAGAGCATGCTGCGCCGACAGGGCTATCACTTCGACACCAAGGCGATCGCCATGATGGGCAACTACATCTCCCGTCGTCGGCGCCAGCCGCATTTCGCCAATGCGCGCTCGATCCGCAACGCGCTCGACCGGGCCCGGCTGCGGCAGGCGAACCGCCTGTTCGAGGAAAGCGTCGGGCCGGTCGACGCCGAGCAACTGTCAACCATCACGGCTCGGGACATTTCCGCCAGCCGCGTGTTCAGCAAGGTCCAGCCCCATCATTCGGAGATATCGTCATGA
- the rpe gene encoding ribulose-phosphate 3-epimerase: MSQKTIIAPSVLSADFSRLGEEVETICQAGADWIHLDVMDGHFVPNITFGPPVIKAIRNRTDKVFDCHLMIAPADPFLGAFADAGCDIITVHAEATTHLDRSLQAIRDLGCKAGVSLNPSTPETVIEYVLDRLDLILLMTVNPGFGGQAFIPSVVEKVARVRAMIGPRPILIEIDGGVTPETAPLVARAGADVLVAGSAVFRGGPEAYAGNIGALRAAADDPGLAALRKTR; the protein is encoded by the coding sequence ATGAGCCAGAAGACCATCATAGCCCCCTCGGTTCTCTCGGCTGATTTCTCGCGGCTCGGCGAAGAGGTCGAGACTATCTGCCAGGCGGGCGCCGATTGGATCCACCTTGACGTGATGGATGGGCATTTCGTGCCCAACATCACCTTCGGGCCACCGGTCATCAAAGCGATCCGAAACCGAACAGACAAGGTGTTCGACTGTCATTTGATGATCGCACCGGCCGACCCCTTTCTCGGCGCCTTCGCCGATGCCGGCTGCGATATCATCACCGTGCATGCCGAAGCCACTACCCACCTCGACCGGTCGTTACAGGCGATCCGCGACCTTGGTTGCAAGGCCGGCGTATCGCTCAATCCCTCGACGCCGGAAACCGTCATCGAATATGTACTTGACCGGCTCGACCTAATCCTCCTGATGACCGTCAATCCCGGCTTCGGCGGCCAGGCCTTCATCCCGTCCGTCGTCGAAAAGGTGGCCAGGGTCCGGGCGATGATCGGCCCGAGGCCCATCCTGATCGAAATCGACGGCGGCGTGACACCCGAGACCGCGCCGCTGGTCGCTCGAGCAGGCGCCGACGTGCTCGTCGCCGGCTCGGCTGTCTTCAGAGGCGGGCCGGAGGCTTATGCCGGTAATATAGGCGCGCTGCGCGCCGCCGCCGACGACCCGGGTCTGGCTGCGCTTCGAAAAACAAGGTGA
- a CDS encoding thioredoxin family protein, translated as MAATPPLCDFGWKAVDARLPGTDGRAYSILDLSGPNGLVVAFICNHCPYVKAVIARIVRDAIDLEAYGIGFVAISANDVEAYPQDSFDNMKRFASENALPFPYLFNEDQSVAKAYGAVCTPDFFGFNKDMDLQYRGRLDASRKEIGPADLRRDLYEAMVMVSQTGKGPAEQQPSIGCAIKWKT; from the coding sequence ATGGCAGCGACTCCACCCCTCTGCGATTTCGGCTGGAAAGCCGTCGATGCCCGCCTGCCGGGTACGGACGGCCGTGCCTATTCGATCCTGGACCTTTCCGGGCCGAACGGGCTGGTTGTTGCCTTCATCTGCAATCACTGCCCCTATGTGAAAGCGGTCATCGCCCGCATCGTGCGGGACGCAATCGACCTGGAGGCCTACGGCATCGGTTTCGTGGCGATCAGCGCCAACGATGTCGAGGCCTATCCGCAGGATTCATTCGACAACATGAAGCGCTTCGCGTCGGAAAACGCCCTGCCCTTTCCCTATCTCTTCAATGAGGACCAATCCGTCGCCAAAGCCTATGGCGCCGTCTGCACGCCCGACTTCTTCGGCTTCAACAAGGATATGGACTTGCAATATCGCGGCCGGCTGGACGCCTCGCGCAAGGAAATCGGCCCTGCTGATCTGAGGCGTGATCTCTATGAGGCCATGGTCATGGTTTCGCAGACCGGCAAAGGTCCGGCGGAGCAGCAGCCCTCGATCGGCTGCGCCATCAAATGGAAAACGTGA